Proteins encoded in a region of the Triplophysa rosa linkage group LG6, Trosa_1v2, whole genome shotgun sequence genome:
- the map2 gene encoding microtubule-associated protein 2 isoform X7 — protein sequence MADGRQPEDSGPQWSTPGAQGSSSPGGHGENGFSSSYRACQPGGAQAGSATSYAKENGFNGDLTSGHAVTAVEDSANLPPSPPPSPAAEHFGPLEQDVGDEEEAGPLRRFQNSRERCKFLAPSISVSVPEDDPYHSDEEYYEHPLFSPEWTRSGSRPPGQAAAFRQIEEEETIESLSAAEEEEEDTSEAAATAAALEEQEEEDEEEQWSGEEPEQEPPSELPEWAEVIGEAQALPGLQAEVHTQAAIAANQAPNGRAEEAGKHESPAEALKMEAERTDPIGMDFTESAMHLDDLPSYESLVRDTDMPESPFARTYPMEDFELPPSGLGHAIEPLEGPLERPDGQSCDVIEPLTEKTCDLSNIHETESGHAQDKQMEITAMAKPDELEGDMKDKSGMSAYFETTTIKTDAAGSQGEGYYELSTTSEEQKDSLGNLPLPEISYSTLAQTQSLEVNPDLSKSTADTLKTTSPVDRRDDCRLSPGKLALEQRSYSLNVTIGAMDHDVQGRPRNFSPLATDIMSHTSGSLDESADYLPATTPSVDKIPKFPLILETTTSSSPPPQTTVSDGSKSPQAESPESPVQAKGFYKNGTVMAPDLPEMLDLAGTRSRLASDNADPDILRRKSVPMDMTSMVSDSLAHLLKGDPSQMAAKREMQLEEQGYCVFSEYSGPMPSPADVYSPLDTSPHIFNTVISEDKELGFVAGEKECLWSDDLKTEEFVAPQVKAEEEMQSKEDSFESESTVAEKSTTETKQDKVDPFKAETLQEMSVTSPENENEHLDKQVETFITPKVTVTLEEPKSDLDATLAAETEAEIADYERQIRKLEMEDRPLSVEEERELQELREKVKNKPDLVHQEAYEEVDAEDVYQLTGVAKDRIARPLRPSPASSVESATEEEKIHIVETEKPKSPEALKADPNRLSPVGSFEKYFREERPSEQEVKQKDTVESLKKKAVEEQPPPAPSKTEEKPSEQQVIQKDTIVDPLEEKPVEEQPHPVPSETAKAPVDTTVIQEIEEDVEIAEEPEEIMPETKPALEEKPVTVKSEPAEFEVEKDEVNLVENEGAKAAEDIVESRAAIESVVMVEDDFITVVQTIDEGEVSGHSVRFSAPTEEERPKLLEEEEEEESVEMAQEVEMEAASVEVVIDVPEQVEPPVCPVKEIEIQESEAPTQNYDDYKDETTIDDSILDSSWVDTQADDDKSLATEKIEPLPKSSPVKKPHAEKPVKQKTKGSRVKGRIMTPERKHVRKEPVPIQKEEMKKKKAAIKKPDFTKKSDIQTCSPSRKGVVKTTVRHPRPTQHHACVKRKPTVSADGRLPFSVARHSRDRAFTSNSTTLTKIPTSKMRAAALVPARPYSVCSSNKNSPMGEGDLNEPRPSSAGPQVSVNVLVVKDGGSRSPEKRSSLPRPASILTRRPHTGEHEESSTSITSSGSTAPRRPTSFRTEVKAEHRTGRSASMTGTEAARSRSVGNSTPRTPGSTAITPGTPPSYSCRTPGTPRTPGTPKSLSLLSQEKKVAIIRTPPKSPATTPKQLRILNQPLPDLKNVKSKIGSTDNIKYQPKGGQIQILNKKLDLGHVSSKCRSKDNLKHSPQGGNVHILTNKIDLSHVTSKCGSLDNIRHKPGGGNVRIGSVKLDFREKAHAKVGSLDNAHHTPGGGQIQIESHKLMFRDTAKARVDHGADIVIETAGLSGGTSPHRHSHMSSSGSINMLESPQLATLAEDVTAALAKQGL from the exons ATGGCAGACGGTCGGCAACCTGAGGACAGCGGCCCCCAGTGGTCAACGCCGGGAGCCCAGGGCTCATCCTCCCCAGGTGGGCATGGAGAGAATGGCTTCTCTTCCTCCTACAGGGCTTGCCAGCCAGGTGGTGCCCAAGCTGGTTCTGCCACCTCATATGCCAAAGAGAATGGTTTCAACGGAGATCTAACCTCTGGACACGCTGTGACTGCAG TGGAAGACTCTGCAAACCTGCCGCCCTCTCCTCCACCGTCCCCGGCAGCAGAGCATTTTGGACCGCTGGAACAAG ATGTAGGGGATGAGGAGGAAGCAGGTCCTCTCCGCCGCTTCCAAAATTCTCGCGAGAGGTGCAAGTTCCTCGCCCCCTCCATCTCAGTGTCTGTGCCTGAGGATGACCCCTACCACTCTGATGAGGAATACTATGAACACCCTTTATTCAGCCCAGAGTGGACGCGCTCGGGCTCTCGCCCCCCAGGGCAGGCCGCCGCGTTTAGACAGATCGAAG AAGAGGAGACCATAGAGAGTCTCTCAGCTgcggaggaggaagaggaggataCTTCGGAAGCCGCAGCAACAGCAGCAGCTCTAGAGGAacaggaggaggaggatgaggaggagCAGTGGAGTGGGGAGGAGCCTGAACAGGAACCCCCATCCGAGCTCCCAGAGTGGGCAGAGGTCATAGGCGAGGCCCAGGCTCTGCCCGGCTTGCAGGCCGAGGTTCACACACAGGCAGCTATAGCTGCCAACCAGGCCCCTAATGGGCGAGCTGAGGAGGCAGGGAAGCATGAAAGCCCTGCAGAAG CTTTGAAGATGGAAGCGGAGAGGACAGATCCCATTGGCATGGACTTCACTGAATCTGCAATGCACCTAGATGATCTCCCATCCTACGAGAGTCTTGTCAGAGACACAGATATGCCAGAAAGCCCCTTTGCTAGAACATACCCCATGGAGGATTTTGAATTGCCTCCAAGTGGCCTGGGTCATGCCATAGAACCTTTAGAAGGTCCATTGGAAAGGCCTGATGGGCAAAGTTGTGACGTGATAGAGCCTTTAACTGAAAAAACATGTGACTTAAGCAATATACACGAGACTGAATCAGGGCATGCACAAGACAAACAAATGGAAATCACAGCCATGGCAAAACCTGATGAACTAGAGGGGGACATGAAGGACAAATCTGGAATGTCTGCTTATTTTGAGACCACTACAATTAAGACTGATGCTGCCGGGTCTCAAGGGGAAGGGTATTATGAGCTGAGTACTACATCAGAGGAGCAGAAAGACTCTCTTGGTAACCTCCCGCTTCCTGAAATCAGCTACAGTACCCTAGCTCAAACACAGTCCTTGGAAGTCAATCCAGATCTTTCAAAAAGTACTGCAGACACATTAAAGACTACTTCACCGGTAGACAGAAGAGATGACTGCAGGCTGTCTCCTGGAAAACTGGCTCTAGAGCAGAGAAGCTACTCTTTGAATGTCACCATTGGTGCAATGGATCATGACGTCCAAGGGCGACCCAGGAACTTCTCTCCGTTAGCTACTGACATCATGTCTCATACTAGCGGGAGCCTTGACGAATCTGCTGACTATCTTCCTGCCACCACTCCCTCAGTGGATAAAATACCTAAATTTCCTCTGATCCTGGAGACAACTACTTCATCATCTCCACCTCCCCAAACCACAGTTAGTGATGGAAGTAAGAGTCCACAAGCTGAGTCCCCAGAATCACCTGTCCAAGCGAAGGGCTTTTACAAGAACGGCACAGTCATGGCCCCAGATCTGCCTGAAATGTTGGATCTGGCCGGTACGCGATCAAGGCTAGCATCAGACAACGCTGATCCAGATATTTTGAGGAGGAAGTCTGTTCCTATGGACATGACTTCTATGGTGAGTGATTCCTTAGCACATTTACTGAAAGGTGATCCGAGTCAAATGGCCGCAAAGAGGGAAATGCAATTGGAGGAGCAAGGATATTGTGTCTTTAGTGAATACTCTGGTCCTATGCCATCCCCTGCAGATGTGTACAGTCCATTGGATACTTCTCCTCATATCTTTAACACTGTGATTTCAGAGGATAAGGAACTTGGTTTTGTTGCAGGTGAAAAGGAGTGTTTGTGGTCTGATGATCTGAAGACAGAAGAGTTTGTTGCACCACAAGTAAAAGCAGAAGAAGAAATGCAAAGTAAGGAAGATTCCTTTGAAAGTGAGAGTACAGTTGCTGAAAAATCTACTACTGAGACTAAGCAAGATAAAGTTGATCCTTTCAAGGCTGAAACTTTGCAAGAAATGAGTGTAACTTCACCTGAAAATGAGAACGAACACTTAGACAAGCAAGTTGAAACTTTTATTACCCCAAAGGTGACGGTTACTCTGGAAGAACCAAAGTCTGACCTTGATGCTACACTTGCAGCTGAAACCGAAGCCGAAATAGCTGACTACGAGAGGCAAATACGCAAATTAGAAATGGAGGACCGGCCTTTAAGCGTGGAGGAGGAAAGAGAGCTCCAAGAGCTCAGGGAGAAGGTTAAGAATAAACCAGACCTTGTTCACCAGGAAGCCTATGAAGAGGTTGATGCAGAAGATGTGTACCAACTCACTGGAGTTGCGAAGGACAGGATTGCCAGACCTCTCAGACCATCCCCAGCATCTTCAGTAGAAAGTGCTACAGAGGAGGAGAAAATCCACATCGTTGAAACTGAAAAACCCAAATCACCAGAGGCTCTAAAAGCAGATCCTAATAGATTATCTCCCGTTGGATCTTTTGAGAAGTATTTTAGAGAGGAGAGGCCTTCTGAGCAGGAGGTAAAGCAGAAAGACACAGTGGAATCCCTCAAGAAGAAAGCTGTTGAGGAGCAACCCCCACCAGCTCCTTCAAAGACAGAGGAGAAACCTTCTGAGCAACAGGTAATTCAGAAAGATACTATTGTGGACCCCCTTGAAGAAAAACCTGTGGAGGAGCAACCTCACCCAGTTCCTTCAGAGACAGCGAAGGCTCCTGTAGACACCACTGTGATTCAAGAAATTGAGGAAGATGTTGAGATCGCTGAGGAGCCTGAAGAGATCATGCCAGAAACAAAACCGGCCTTGGAGGAGAAACCAGTGACAGTCAAATCGGAGCCAGCTGAGTTTGAAGTAGAGAAAGATGAGGTTAATCTTGTTGAGAATGAAGGAGCCAAGGCAGCAGAGGACATTGTTGAGTCTCGAGCTGCAATTGAGTCAGTTGTGATGGTGGAAGATGATTTCATTACAGTGGTGCAGACCATTGATGAAGGAGAGGTCTCTGGACACAGTGTACGCTTCTCTGCCCCCACTGAGGAGGAACGTCCAAAACTCCtcgaagaagaagaggaggaggagtctgTGGAGATGGCACAAGAAGTAGAGATGGAGGCTGCCAGTGTAGAAGTCGTCATAGATGTCCCAGAGCAAGTTGAGCCTCCAGTTTGTCCAGTTAAAGAGATAGAAATACAAGAGAGTGAAGCACCTACTCAAAACTATGATGACTACAAAGATGAAACTACCATTGATGACTCCATTTTAGACAGCTCCTGGGTGGACACGCAAG CAGACGATGATAAGAGCTTAGCAACTGAGAAGATTGAGCCTCTACCCAAATCCAGCCCTGTCAAGAAACCGCATGCAGAGAAACCGGTCAAACAGAAAACTAAGGGCAGCAGGGTCAAAGGACGAATCATGACCCCTGAGCGTAAACATGTTCGCAAGGAGCCGGTGCCCATCCAGAAAGAGgagatgaagaagaaaaaag CTGCGATTAAGAAGCCTgatttcacaaaaaaatctgatattCAGACGTGCTCTCCTTCGCGGAAGGGTGTTGTAAAGACTACCGTAAGGCACCCTAGACCTACCCAACATCACGCGTGTGTTAAGCGGAAACCCACAG TATCTGCAGATGGACGACTGCCCTTCAGTGTGGCCAGGCACTCCAGAGATCGGGCATTT ACCTCCAATTCCACAACACTAACAAAGATCCCCACCTCTAAAATGCGGGCAGCGGCCTTGGTGCCAGCCCGACCTTACTCCGTCTGCTCCTCCAATAAAAACAGCCCAATGGGGGAGGGGGATCTTAATGAGCCCCGCCCTTCTTCAGCAGGTCCACAAGTTTCAGTAAACGTACTTGTAGTTAAG GATGGTGGGTCTCGGAGCCCAGAGAAGAGGTCGTCCCTGCCACGGCCAGCATCTATACTTACTCGCCGCCCGCATACAGGTGAACATGAGGAGAGTTCCACTTCTATCACCAGCTCTGGGTCCACGGCACCACGCAGGCCAACAT CGTTCCGTACTGAAGTCAAAGCAGAGCACAGGACAGGCAGGTCTGCTAGTATGACAG GCACAGAGGCTGCTCGGTCCCGCTCTGTTGGCAACTCCACACCCCGCACGCCCGGCTCAACTGCCATCACTCCTGGCACCCCTCCAAGTTACTCCTGCCGTACCCCAGGGACACCTCGTACTCCAGGCACCCCTAAATCCCTCAGCCTGCTGTCCCAGGAAAAGAAAGTGGCCATCATCCGCACACCTCCAAAATCCCCTGCCACTACACCCAAACAGCTGCGCATCTTAAACCAGCCGCTTCCTGACCTCAAGAACGTCAAATCCAAGATCGGTTCCACTGACAACATCAAGTACCAGCCCAAAGGGGGCCAG